In Zingiber officinale cultivar Zhangliang chromosome 3B, Zo_v1.1, whole genome shotgun sequence, a single window of DNA contains:
- the LOC121968484 gene encoding RING-H2 finger protein ATL74-like yields MVQQPHPRELSVAPTRSSTAAVPAESRGGGGDAALDYDVVVILAAMICALVCALGLNSMLQCVVRCTRRALADPAAWITQRRLNAGLKREDVVALPVDTYAAATSGGSPSSPSASATPQPGCAICLSDFADGDKIRVLPICGHRFHVSCIDTWLLSHCSCPTCRRRLSSSRADDTTAP; encoded by the coding sequence ATGGTCCAACAGCCTCACCCCCGTGAGCTCTCGGTCGCCCCCACCCGCAGCTCCACGGCGGCGGTTCCTGCAGAGTCCCGCGGCGGCGGAGGTGACGCGGCGCTGGACTACGACGTGGTGGTCATCCTGGCGGCGATGATCTGCGCGCTGGTCTGCGCCCTGGGCCTCAATTCCATGCTGCAGTGCGTGGTGCGCTGCACCCGCCGAGCCCTCGCCGACCCCGCCGCCTGGATCACCCAGCGCCGTCTCAACGCTGGCCTCAAGCGCGAGGACGTCGTCGCGCTTCCCGTCGACACCTACGCCGCCGCCACATCCGGCGGGTCGCCCTCTTCGCCGTCGGCCTCAGCCACGCCGCAGCCGGGCTGCGCCATCTGCCTCTCCGACTTCGCCGACGGGGACAAGATCCGCGTGCTGCCGATTTGCGGCCACCGGTTTCATGTCTCTTGCATCGACACGTGGCTGCTTTCCCACTGCTCCTGTCCCACATGCCGCCGTCGCCTCTCCTCTTCTCGCGCCGACGACACCACTGCACCCTGA